The Bdellovibrio bacteriovorus genomic interval AGAAGCCATCGAGGCCTGGATGGAGCCTCAGACTTTGAAGAAGAATCACGAGGCCCTGCAAGAGTTTTATCATCGCAGGGCTCAGGGACCGTGGAATACTCTTAACGACGAATAGCTTTTGGATCAATGGCGTTTTGTAAGCCGTCGCCAAGATAGTTAAAGCTGATAGTCGTGATAAGGATCATCACACCGGGAAGAATGGCTAAGAACGGAGCTTGGTAAATAAGTTCTTGCGCATTGTTAAGCATATTTCCCCAGCTTGGCATCGGCGGCATGATACCCAATCCAAGGAAACTTAAAGCAGCTTCAAACAGGATGGATTCGCCCACGCCCAAAGTGATGGAAACCAGAATGGGAGCAATCACGTTCGGGAACATGTGACGTACGATGATGGTGCTGTCTTTTGCGCCGAGTGTTCTTGCGGCTAAGACGAACTCACGCTCACGAATTGAAAGAATACTTCCTCGCACTAAGCGCGCGACCGTCATCCAAGAGAAAATACAAAGGATGATGATCATCTTAAAGACACTCTCATTCGATGTGCTTACCAAAGCTTTCAGCCAAGGGATCTTAGTCAAATCGATGGCGGCAATCACGATAAGAACCGGGATGTGCGGTAAAGAAAGAAGGGCATCCGTGACACGCATTAAAACAGTGTCAATCAGTCCGCCATAGAAGCCCGCGATACTGCCGATAAGAAGTCCCACCAAAGCAGAGGCGATGGCGACAAGGACGCCGACACCCATAGAAACGCGCGTTCCATAGACCAGACGAATGAAAACATCGCGGCCCAATTCATCTGTTCCAAAAAGATGGAAGGTCTCAAAGTTTTTAAATAATGAAATCAAGCCTGTAGCTTCTGCCAGGTTCAAAGATTCAAGATGAGATACGGCTTGTTTTACATCTTGAGCCGCTAGCTCATAAATCGCATCGGCCTCTGCAACTTGCACAATGCCTTTTTCGATAAGGGCTTTTTGAATTTTATCAGCGGTCTCTGGATGGACCGTGATGTAGCGTTCGATATCAGTTTCACGAACGTCTTGACCTACTTGCGCCGTTGTCATGGGCGCTAAATAACGGTTTCCTACGTTCTGTGCATCGGGGTCTAAATCTGTGATGCTTTGAATTTGATTTGCAAAGATCGCAATCAGCATCAGGAAACTGATAACAACAGCACCGGCTACGGCTGCTTTATGCTCCATAAACTGCGTAAGCACCATTTTCCACATGGGCTGGGCTTTTTCAATTTTGGCGCGTTCCTCAAGGGAAAGGCCGGTGTCGATTTCAATTTCATTCATTGTGATTTCATTTGAACTCATCGTCTTAGCCCTTATTGGTACGAAATTCTTGGATCTGCAAATCCATACAAGATGTCAGCAAGAAGATTCGCCAAAAGAACCATGCTGACAGAGATAACAAAAGAAATCATCGCGACATTGTAGTCGTTACCGATGATGGAGTCGTAAACCAGTTTACCCACACCTTGGTAAGCAAAAACGGTTTCCGTTAAAATTGCACCCGAGAAAAGACCCGAGAAACTTAACGCCAGGATCGTGATCAAAGGAATCAAAGCATTGCGGAATCCGTGTTGCCAGATCACGCGACGACGCGAAAGACCTTTGGCGCGGGCCGTGCGGATAAAATCATTTCTCATGGCTTCAAGCATTGCCGAACGAGTGAAGCGAGAAAAACGACCAATCTGTTGAATAGCTAAACTGAGAACCGGAAGAATGAGATAGACAGAACGATCCGCAAGATCCGCCCAAAAACCCATAGGGCCCGCACCAATAGTTTGAGTGCCGCCCGCAGGAAGAATAGGTATCTTCACGGCGAAAATAATAATCAAAACAATCGCTAGCCAGAAAGAGGGAATGGAGATGCCGGCAAAAGAGAAAAGATTCACGAAGTAATCTGTCTTACTTCCTGGTTTCAGCGCCGAAATCACACCCAGCGGTATTGCGATCAATAACGAAAGTGCCAAGGAGGCAAAAGAAAGAATAAATGTGTTCCAAAGGCGAGGCCCCATAAGTTCTTGAACAGGAACACGGTAGGTACGGCTGTAACCCAAATCACCTTGGGCGATAGAAGCCACCCAGTTTGCGTATCTTTTGTAAACGGGCTGGTCTAAACCATACAAAGCTTTCAGACGGGCTACGTCTTCAGCAGTGATCTTAGGATTCGAAGCGACCATCATGTCTACAGGATCCCCGGGCATTAAGCTCATCAAATAAAAACACACGTACGAAAGCACGGCAATCACAGCGAGTGTTTGTAAGATTCTACGGGTAATAAATGTAGTCATGATGGTTCCTCACTCAAAGCTCTGTCCTGAATTTCAAAACAGAGCCTTTAAAAAATATCTTAGTTCAATGACCAGTCTTCTACGTTGTTAGTTTCGTAGAATTGGTGACCTGACATTTTGTAGTTTTTCAAATTCTTAGGCGTTACAGAAATGTCTGAACGGTAGTAAAGCGGAAGCACTGGAACATCCATTGTGTAGGCTTTCAAAATGTCATGAACAAGAGTGACGCGCTTTTGCGGGTTGAACTCGACATCCAAAGCATCCAAGTTTTTATCCACTGCTG includes:
- a CDS encoding ABC transporter permease; the encoded protein is MSSNEITMNEIEIDTGLSLEERAKIEKAQPMWKMVLTQFMEHKAAVAGAVVISFLMLIAIFANQIQSITDLDPDAQNVGNRYLAPMTTAQVGQDVRETDIERYITVHPETADKIQKALIEKGIVQVAEADAIYELAAQDVKQAVSHLESLNLAEATGLISLFKNFETFHLFGTDELGRDVFIRLVYGTRVSMGVGVLVAIASALVGLLIGSIAGFYGGLIDTVLMRVTDALLSLPHIPVLIVIAAIDLTKIPWLKALVSTSNESVFKMIIILCIFSWMTVARLVRGSILSIREREFVLAARTLGAKDSTIIVRHMFPNVIAPILVSITLGVGESILFEAALSFLGLGIMPPMPSWGNMLNNAQELIYQAPFLAILPGVMILITTISFNYLGDGLQNAIDPKAIRR
- a CDS encoding ABC transporter permease — its product is MTTFITRRILQTLAVIAVLSYVCFYLMSLMPGDPVDMMVASNPKITAEDVARLKALYGLDQPVYKRYANWVASIAQGDLGYSRTYRVPVQELMGPRLWNTFILSFASLALSLLIAIPLGVISALKPGSKTDYFVNLFSFAGISIPSFWLAIVLIIIFAVKIPILPAGGTQTIGAGPMGFWADLADRSVYLILPVLSLAIQQIGRFSRFTRSAMLEAMRNDFIRTARAKGLSRRRVIWQHGFRNALIPLITILALSFSGLFSGAILTETVFAYQGVGKLVYDSIIGNDYNVAMISFVISVSMVLLANLLADILYGFADPRISYQ